From a region of the Myxococcus fulvus genome:
- a CDS encoding aspartate kinase: MALIVQKYGGTSVGDTERMKNVARRCLAAQQAGHDVVVVVSAMSGETNRLLKLVAQITDRPDEREQDVVVATGEQVSIGLVAMAIQAQGGKATSFLGHQVRIVTDSTFSKARIKSIDAQPIRQALSKGHIVVVAGFQGVDEEGSVTTLGRGGSDTTAVAVAAALSADACEIYTDVDGVYTTDPNMVPAARKLERIAYEEMLELASVGAKVLQIRSVEFAMKYKVPLWVKSSFSQDPGTLVCEEDKSMEDVLVRGVAYDRNEAKITICGVPDVPGVAAKIFGPLDEKHIVVDLIVQNQSREGRTDLTFTVGKSDFLKAQEVVREAVKDIPVSGIETDDNVAKVSIVGVGMRNHSGVAARMFTALSAEGINIQMISTSEIKVSCVVHSKYTELAVRALHTAFGLDQPLPPEGATTVSETAALKGEKV, from the coding sequence GTGGCGCTGATCGTCCAGAAGTATGGCGGTACCTCCGTTGGTGACACCGAGCGGATGAAGAACGTCGCCCGCCGCTGTCTGGCTGCCCAACAGGCGGGCCATGACGTGGTGGTGGTGGTCTCGGCGATGTCGGGTGAGACGAACCGACTGCTCAAGCTGGTGGCGCAGATCACCGACCGGCCGGACGAGCGTGAGCAGGATGTCGTCGTGGCCACCGGGGAGCAGGTCTCCATCGGATTGGTGGCGATGGCCATCCAGGCCCAGGGCGGCAAAGCGACGAGCTTCCTGGGGCACCAGGTGCGCATCGTCACCGACAGCACCTTCTCGAAAGCGCGCATCAAGAGCATCGACGCGCAGCCCATCCGCCAGGCCCTGTCCAAGGGGCACATCGTGGTGGTGGCCGGCTTCCAGGGCGTGGACGAGGAGGGCAGCGTCACGACGCTGGGGCGCGGGGGCTCGGACACCACGGCGGTGGCGGTGGCCGCGGCGCTGAGCGCGGATGCGTGTGAAATCTATACGGACGTCGACGGCGTCTACACCACGGACCCGAACATGGTCCCCGCCGCGCGCAAGCTGGAGCGCATCGCCTACGAGGAGATGCTGGAGCTGGCGAGCGTGGGCGCGAAGGTGTTGCAGATCCGCTCCGTCGAATTCGCCATGAAGTACAAGGTGCCGCTCTGGGTGAAGTCGTCGTTCTCCCAGGACCCGGGCACACTCGTGTGTGAGGAGGACAAGTCCATGGAGGACGTGCTGGTCCGCGGCGTGGCGTATGACCGCAACGAGGCGAAGATCACCATCTGCGGCGTGCCGGACGTGCCGGGCGTGGCGGCGAAGATCTTCGGCCCGCTCGACGAGAAGCACATCGTGGTGGACCTCATCGTCCAGAACCAGTCCCGCGAGGGGCGCACGGACCTGACCTTCACGGTGGGCAAGTCGGACTTCCTCAAGGCGCAGGAGGTGGTGCGCGAGGCGGTGAAGGACATCCCCGTCTCCGGCATCGAGACGGACGACAACGTGGCCAAGGTGTCCATCGTCGGCGTGGGCATGCGCAACCACTCGGGCGTGGCGGCGCGGATGTTCACGGCGCTGTCCGCCGAGGGCATCAACATCCAGATGATCTCCACGTCGGAGATCAAGGTGTCCTGCGTGGTCCACTCCAAGTACACGGAGCTGGCGGTGCGGGCGCTGCACACGGCATTCGGGTTGGATCAGCCGCTGCCTCCCGAGGGCGCGACGACGGTGTCTGAGACGGCGGCGCTCAAGGGCGAGAAGGTCTGA
- a CDS encoding ComEA family DNA-binding protein, whose protein sequence is MAGRTAALAVVALAVMGVGAVARWRWPDSRSALDCPPEAVRIRADGVATCGEGEEPTGAAALALGRRLDLNVATAEELALLPGVGASLARALVEAREAAGGFRSWEAVDEVPGVGEARLKTLQAATVLGSPPDAGPVW, encoded by the coding sequence GTGGCGGGGCGGACGGCCGCGCTCGCCGTCGTCGCGTTGGCGGTGATGGGTGTCGGGGCGGTGGCCCGCTGGCGCTGGCCGGATTCCCGGTCAGCGTTGGATTGTCCTCCGGAGGCGGTGCGGATCCGGGCGGACGGGGTGGCGACGTGTGGTGAGGGCGAGGAGCCCACGGGGGCGGCGGCGCTGGCGTTGGGGCGCAGGCTGGACCTGAACGTCGCCACGGCGGAGGAGCTGGCGTTGTTGCCGGGCGTGGGGGCTTCGCTGGCGCGGGCGCTGGTGGAGGCTCGGGAGGCGGCGGGCGGGTTCCGGAGTTGGGAGGCGGTGGACGAGGTCCCCGGGGTTGGAGAAGCCCGGTTGAAGACCCTCCAGGCGGCCACGGTGTTGGGCTCGCCTCCGGATGCCGGGCCCGTGTGGTAA